A segment of the Desulfobacterales bacterium genome:
AGCAAGAATATTTGACGTATCAATATCATGTCCTCGTACTTCTATTTGTATACTGTCACTATCAGAAGTTCCCATTCTCAATAAAAATAAGCCCTGCCCTGCTCTTGTTCGTATTTTTACGCCCGGCAAAAACATAAGTTTTTTCCTGAGAATAGATGCTATTTCTTCGCTGGATCGTTTTCTTTCTTTAATAGGCTTTAACGCTACTCTTATTTCGCCAGTATGTCCGCCTCGCGAACTCCATCCAGAGCCACCAACAAAAGAAAGTACATTATCAATTTCAGGAACTTCCTTATTCAATATAGATTCAATCTGTTCAAAAGCTTTATCTACAAATTCAAGTCGTGTGCCTACAGCCATTTCTCCATTAATTCTTACTTCGCCTTCATCTGTAGAAGGCATTAATTCGACGCCAACTAACGGAATTAAGAAAAAGCATCCTACAAAAATACAAAATATCAATAAAAGTATTAATGCCCGATGATTAAGGGAAAAGTTAAGTAAATATTTATAATTATTTTCCAATGAAACAATAAATTTATTCGTTAATCTAAAGAATTTATTGGCTTTTATCTCTCCATTTCCATTATTTGCTGTAGTAACATTTTTGCCAATACGGGAAGCAAGCATGGGAATAAGGGTAAGAGAAACTACTAATGAGCAGGATAGTGAAAAACTTACAACATAAGAAAGCTGCTTAAACATAATTCCAGACATACCCCTTAAAAAGATAAGAGGTAAAAAAACAGCTAAAGTAGTTAAGGTGCTTGCTATAACAGCCGCCATAATTTCTTGGCTGCCCTTTACGGCGGCGGATACAGAATCATGTCCTGATTCTTTGAATCGATAAATATTTTCTAAAACAACAATAGCATTATCAACTAACATGCCTACTCCAAGAGCAAGCCCACCTAATGTCATTAAATTTAAAGTAAAATTACCAAAATACATCAATGAAAAAGTTGCGATAACGGAAATAGGAATAGTAGTAACAATAATAGCTGTGTTTGGGATATTGCCAAGAAAAAATAAAAGCACTAATATTGACAGTAAACCTCCATACAATACGGATGTGCTTAAGTTAGTAATTGAACGTTGAATATAGTTAGATGTGTCAATAATAGGAATAATGCTCATTTGTGGGATATCGTTATTGATTCTCTCAATTTCTTTAAGAACAGCACTAGCTACATCAACAGTATTTTTTCCAGATTGCTTACTTACTGTAAGACGAACTCCAGGTTTTCCGTTTACGCGAATAATACGAGTAATTTTCTCCCATGTATCTTCGATATCAGCTATTTCCTTTAATTGTATAGAAACTCCGTCACGTAAAGCAATAACTGTATTTTCTATTTCTTCTATGCTGTTATAAATTCCAGGAGTCCGAATAGTAACGTCAAATAAACCTTGTTCTATAGTTCCTGCAGGAAGATTAATATTTTCTTCTTTTAATCTGGCAATAATTTGGTCTATAGAAAGCCCTAAAGCATTTATTTTGGCTGGATTTAAATTAACATTGATTTGCCTATTTACTCCTCCTCTAATATCCAAAGATGCTACTCCATCGATACGCTCAATTCTATTTTTAATTTGATTATCAATAATTTTTCTGACTGTAATAGGATCTAAATTACTTGCTACTCCAAGTATAAGAATAGGAAAAGAAGCGAGGTCAAATTTTCTTAACGAAGGTCTTTCAGCATCTTCTGGCAAATGGCTAATAACTCTATCTAAACGGTCTCTAATATCGTTAGCTGCTGCATCCAAATCTGTCCCCCATGCAAAACTAACTCGAACACTGCTTTGCCCTTCTGAAGATACTGAATTAACTTCCTCTACTCCTGGTACAGCGGTTACTGCTTCTTCGATCGGACGGGTAATTAATTCTTCAACTTCCTCAGGTCCGGCATTTTCATAGCCTGTACTAACACTTAAAGTCGGGTAAGTTATATCTGGCATTAAATCAATAGAAAGGCGTGATAAAGAAATTCCTCCGATAATAATAATGATAAGATAAACCATTATTGTCAAAACTGGCCGCTTAACTGAAAAATTAGCTATATTCATTGTTATTGTCCTTGATTCTTGTTTTCATTTTTTTCGTTAGGAATCATTATCAAAGCACCATCTTCCAAAAGATGATGACCTATGGTAACAACCTTGCCAGTAGCAGAAGGACTTAAAATTTCAGCTTGAGTATTATTTACAATGCCTATACTTGCTTGGATAAAATTAGCTTTTTTATTCTCAGCATCGACTAAAAAAAAACCTTGTGAACCATTTCGTTTAGCCAAAGCAGCTGTTGGAATTATAGTAGTGTTTTTATGTTCTTCAAATTGAAGAACAACCCTTACAAACATTCCGGGCTTTAATAATTTGTTAGGATTAGGAACTTCTATTTCGACTCTTGCTTCACGGGATTTTTCTTTCATTAGGGGCGCTATTCTTATTACTTTTCCTGTAAAAGTTTGATTTAAAAATGCGTCAGTAGAAATAACCGCCGGCAGTCCAATTTTAATTTTAGTATAATCTTTTTCTATTACATGAATAACGGCAATAAGCTTACCAATATCAATAACAGAAACAACCGGAGTATTAACAGATAGCAAAGCTCCTTCGTCAACAAATCTCTCTCCAATTACTTGAAACACAGCCGTATTATTTTCAGGCACTTTAATTTGAGCGTAAGAAAGTTTAAGATTTGCCATCATTAATGCCGCTTCTTTTTGGGATACTTGGGCAGCTGCAACCTTTAGTTTTGCTTGTTGGGTTTTATATTCAGACTCTGCTGAATCTAATTGAGAATCTGAAATAATTTTATTTTTCCTAAGAGTTAATGCTCTTTCATATTCACGTTTTGAGTTTTCAAGTGTATTTTCGCTTTCCTGCAGATTGGCTTTTGCTACATCTAATTCTGCGTTAGTTTGCTGGACTTGTTGGAGATATTCATCATCATCCATTACAGCCACTAATTGGCCTCCTTTAACTTCATTTCCGATATTAACGAATATTTTTTTTACTCTACCGCTTATTTTAGGAGCTAAGACATATTCAATATTTGAATATAAAGAGCCAGTAAAATTCCTTATTTCTTGAATATTTGATTTTATTATAGGCGCTACTTCTACAGCAATAGAGCTACCTCGGCTTTTAGGTTTAATGTCTTGTTTAGTTGCGAATGCTTTTTCATAAATTCGCATACCTAAAAAGCCAACAAATAAAATGATAATTAAGCTAATAAAAATTTTTTTCATAAAACCCCTTTAGATTTAATATTTTTTTTAATAACTAATAGATAGACTTGATATTGACCATGTAAAAATAAAAAAAGTTTACAATATTTTTTCTTTACGAAATAAAAAATATTATTGTCTCAATTTATAATTTTAAT
Coding sequences within it:
- a CDS encoding efflux RND transporter permease subunit; amino-acid sequence: MNIANFSVKRPVLTIMVYLIIIIIGGISLSRLSIDLMPDITYPTLSVSTGYENAGPEEVEELITRPIEEAVTAVPGVEEVNSVSSEGQSSVRVSFAWGTDLDAAANDIRDRLDRVISHLPEDAERPSLRKFDLASFPILILGVASNLDPITVRKIIDNQIKNRIERIDGVASLDIRGGVNRQINVNLNPAKINALGLSIDQIIARLKEENINLPAGTIEQGLFDVTIRTPGIYNSIEEIENTVIALRDGVSIQLKEIADIEDTWEKITRIIRVNGKPGVRLTVSKQSGKNTVDVASAVLKEIERINNDIPQMSIIPIIDTSNYIQRSITNLSTSVLYGGLLSILVLLFFLGNIPNTAIIVTTIPISVIATFSLMYFGNFTLNLMTLGGLALGVGMLVDNAIVVLENIYRFKESGHDSVSAAVKGSQEIMAAVIASTLTTLAVFLPLIFLRGMSGIMFKQLSYVVSFSLSCSLVVSLTLIPMLASRIGKNVTTANNGNGEIKANKFFRLTNKFIVSLENNYKYLLNFSLNHRALILLLIFCIFVGCFFLIPLVGVELMPSTDEGEVRINGEMAVGTRLEFVDKAFEQIESILNKEVPEIDNVLSFVGGSGWSSRGGHTGEIRVALKPIKERKRSSEEIASILRKKLMFLPGVKIRTRAGQGLFLLRMGTSDSDSIQIEVRGHDIDTSNILANRIDEIIKHVDGITDTKISRETGSPEELIVIDRQKAADMKLTVSKIANTLKTVLSGSSAGNYREGGYEYSILIKLKNAEKQNLEDILNLTISNSEGEQVVIRNVVKVVPRQGPVVVERKDQERVIYITANISGRDMGSVLSEIRETLHTLPLPRDFSINFGGDYEEQQKSFSELLLSLILALVLVYMVMASLYESFKYPLVVMFSVPLAFIGVILMLFLTNTTFNIQSYIGCIMLGGIVVNNAILLVDHINLLSHEYNMPLRDTIVEAGRRRLRPILMTTLTTILAMIPLAIGLGEGGEAQAPMARAVVGGLTSSTLITLVVVPVIYSIFEQKKFKEGDVKKI
- a CDS encoding efflux RND transporter periplasmic adaptor subunit, which translates into the protein MKKIFISLIIILFVGFLGMRIYEKAFATKQDIKPKSRGSSIAVEVAPIIKSNIQEIRNFTGSLYSNIEYVLAPKISGRVKKIFVNIGNEVKGGQLVAVMDDDEYLQQVQQTNAELDVAKANLQESENTLENSKREYERALTLRKNKIISDSQLDSAESEYKTQQAKLKVAAAQVSQKEAALMMANLKLSYAQIKVPENNTAVFQVIGERFVDEGALLSVNTPVVSVIDIGKLIAVIHVIEKDYTKIKIGLPAVISTDAFLNQTFTGKVIRIAPLMKEKSREARVEIEVPNPNKLLKPGMFVRVVLQFEEHKNTTIIPTAALAKRNGSQGFFLVDAENKKANFIQASIGIVNNTQAEILSPSATGKVVTIGHHLLEDGALIMIPNEKNENKNQGQ